The following are encoded together in the Herpetosiphon gulosus genome:
- a CDS encoding transposase, producing MPSAAVLALADWNVVMTNAPRTLLSPTEVWALVRVRWQIELLFKFKLWKSHARIDDWHTANPARVLCEIYAKLIGLVFQQWLLAASSWHDPEGLRQVYQAPTRELAETKLAGAGRTLGRAVRHGGAVLGASVGGAGDDVRLSARYSAAHLYHECRRGV from the coding sequence ATGCCATCGGCGGCAGTCTTGGCGCTAGCCGACTGGAATGTGGTGATGACGAATGCGCCGCGCACGCTGCTCAGCCCGACCGAGGTCTGGGCGTTGGTGCGCGTGCGCTGGCAAATTGAACTGCTGTTTAAGTTTAAGCTGTGGAAAAGCCATGCGCGGATCGATGACTGGCACACGGCCAATCCAGCGCGGGTGCTGTGTGAAATCTACGCCAAATTGATTGGGCTGGTGTTTCAGCAATGGCTGCTGGCGGCGAGTAGTTGGCATGATCCGGAAGGGCTGCGGCAGGTCTACCAAGCGCCGACGCGTGAACTGGCCGAAACCAAGCTGGCTGGAGCTGGGCGAACGCTGGGGCGGGCAGTACGCCATGGCGGTGCGGTGTTGGGAGCGAGCGTGGGAGGAGCTGGCGACGATGTTCGACTATCCGCCCGATATTCGGCGGCTCATTTATACCACGAATGCCGTCGAGGGGTATAA
- a CDS encoding transposase, with amino-acid sequence MATADLLHRLVLASIQPVIAANPVALPILQRFASVRVHDSTAIGLPDALTRTWRGCGNATTGGGATLKCGVQLDVLTGAITALDLVNGRAAERERPIQQRDLPPGSLLLADRGFYHLERLHHHDQQGVLWITRLPSNALVAYPGHAVQPLATFVRELGPVTTWDCAIIVGKEQQVHGRLVVTRVARAVADQRRARIR; translated from the coding sequence ATGGCCACCGCTGACCTGCTCCACCGGCTCGTCCTCGCCAGCATCCAGCCCGTCATCGCCGCCAATCCCGTGGCCCTGCCCATCCTCCAACGCTTTGCCAGCGTGCGCGTCCATGACAGCACCGCTATCGGGTTGCCCGATGCCCTTACCCGCACCTGGCGCGGCTGTGGCAATGCGACCACGGGCGGCGGAGCCACCCTCAAATGTGGTGTTCAGCTCGATGTGCTCACGGGCGCGATCACCGCGCTTGATTTGGTCAACGGACGGGCCGCGGAGCGGGAGCGCCCGATCCAGCAGCGCGATCTGCCGCCGGGGAGTTTGCTGCTTGCGGATCGTGGGTTTTACCATCTCGAGCGGTTGCACCACCACGACCAGCAGGGGGTCTTGTGGATCACCCGCCTGCCCAGCAATGCCCTCGTTGCCTATCCGGGGCATGCGGTGCAGCCGTTGGCCACGTTTGTCCGCGAGCTTGGCCCGGTGACCACGTGGGATTGTGCGATCATTGTTGGCAAGGAGCAGCAGGTGCATGGTCGGCTGGTTGTCACGCGGGTGGCGCGGGCCGTTGCCGATCAGCGACGGGCACGGATTCGCTAG